One window of Caldanaerovirga acetigignens genomic DNA carries:
- a CDS encoding AAA family ATPase, whose protein sequence is MLLPSGIEDFKDIIEGNYYYIDKTGLIGDLLRDGANVILITRPRRFGKSLNFSMIKYFFSNERDYSYLFKGLKIEKDPLALEYMNKYPVIHITFKDAKTSSWEETYDVLKSIISKEYDKHSYLLESEKLREHHKKYIVKILERWGEPVDYRESLYNLTYFLEAHYGKKAVLLIDEY, encoded by the coding sequence TTGCTTTTGCCATCGGGAATAGAGGACTTCAAGGACATCATCGAGGGAAATTACTACTACATCGATAAAACAGGGCTCATAGGGGACCTTTTGCGTGACGGCGCAAATGTCATTCTCATAACCCGGCCAAGAAGGTTCGGAAAAAGCCTTAACTTCTCCATGATTAAATATTTCTTCTCAAATGAAAGAGATTACTCATACCTATTCAAAGGACTTAAAATTGAAAAGGACCCCCTTGCATTGGAATACATGAACAAATACCCAGTCATACATATTACGTTTAAGGATGCAAAGACAAGTTCGTGGGAAGAAACCTACGATGTATTAAAAAGCATTATATCAAAAGAATACGACAAGCACTCATATCTTTTGGAATCGGAAAAACTTAGGGAACACCATAAAAAATACATAGTAAAAATTTTGGAAAGGTGGGGCGAACCGGTAGATTACAGGGAAAGCCTCTATAACCTCACATACTTTCTCGAAGCCCACTATGGCAAAAAAGCGGTTCTTCTCATAGACGAATACGA